Proteins found in one Amycolatopsis aidingensis genomic segment:
- the rpsT gene encoding 30S ribosomal protein S20, whose translation MANIKSQMKRIKTNEKARQRNQSVKSAVKTSIRKFREAADAGEKDRAIELQRVAAKKLDKAASKGVIHANQAANKKSAMAKRANQL comes from the coding sequence GTGGCCAACATCAAGTCCCAGATGAAGCGGATCAAGACCAACGAGAAGGCGCGCCAGCGCAACCAGTCGGTGAAGTCCGCGGTGAAGACCTCGATCCGCAAGTTCCGCGAGGCCGCCGACGCCGGTGAGAAGGACCGCGCCATCGAGCTGCAGCGGGTGGCCGCCAAGAAGCTGGACAAGGCCGCGAGCAAGGGCGTCATCCACGCCAACCAGGCGGCGAACAAGAAGTCCGCGATGGCCAAGCGGGCCAACCAGCTCTGA
- the thrC gene encoding threonine synthase, whose protein sequence is MTPALTTTTRTATKGALDLGPAAELVSKEEGHRQPLAPEFVSAEDFSPLEVAYDFGRVRREDIESGPRNIWRYKRLLPVPSNVEQIPNTEPGCTRLVRADRLAEALGVRRVWVKDDTGNPTHSFKDRVVAVALAAAREFGFEVLACPSTGNLANAVAAAAARAGWQSVVLIPSSLERAKVLTTAVYDGALIAVDGNYDDVNRLATELAGEHENWAFVNVNVRPYYSEGSKTLAFEVAEQLGWRLPEQIVVPIASGSQLTKVDKGFREFGELGLVEPSPYRIFGAQATGCSPVSTAFRNGHDVVQPVKPDTIARSLAIGNPADGPYVLDTVHRTGGAIEDVTDDEVVEGIRLLARTEGIFTETAGGVTVATAKKLLDAGKLDPDAETVLLITGDGLKTLDAIEDKVGPKATVPPSAEAVGKVLGQ, encoded by the coding sequence ATGACGCCAGCCCTGACCACGACCACCCGCACCGCCACCAAGGGCGCGCTCGACCTCGGCCCGGCCGCGGAGCTGGTTTCCAAGGAGGAAGGGCACCGCCAGCCGCTGGCACCCGAGTTCGTCTCCGCGGAGGACTTCTCCCCGCTGGAGGTCGCCTACGACTTCGGCCGGGTGCGCCGCGAGGACATCGAGTCCGGACCGCGCAACATCTGGCGCTACAAGCGGCTCCTGCCGGTGCCCTCGAATGTGGAGCAGATCCCGAACACCGAGCCCGGCTGTACCCGGCTGGTGCGGGCCGACCGGCTGGCCGAGGCACTCGGGGTACGCAGGGTCTGGGTGAAAGACGACACCGGCAACCCCACGCACTCGTTCAAGGACAGGGTCGTGGCCGTGGCGCTGGCCGCCGCCCGCGAGTTCGGCTTCGAGGTACTCGCCTGTCCATCGACCGGCAACCTGGCCAACGCGGTCGCCGCCGCGGCCGCGCGTGCCGGCTGGCAGTCCGTGGTGCTCATCCCGTCCTCGCTGGAGCGGGCCAAGGTGCTCACCACGGCCGTGTACGACGGCGCGCTGATCGCCGTGGACGGCAACTACGACGATGTGAACCGGCTGGCGACCGAACTCGCCGGTGAGCACGAGAACTGGGCCTTCGTCAACGTCAACGTGCGCCCGTACTACTCCGAGGGCTCCAAGACGCTGGCCTTCGAGGTGGCCGAGCAGCTCGGCTGGCGGCTGCCGGAGCAGATCGTGGTGCCCATCGCATCCGGCTCCCAGCTGACCAAGGTGGACAAGGGTTTCCGCGAGTTCGGCGAGCTCGGCCTGGTGGAGCCCAGCCCGTACCGGATCTTCGGCGCGCAGGCCACCGGCTGCTCCCCGGTTTCCACCGCCTTCCGCAACGGGCACGACGTGGTGCAGCCGGTCAAGCCGGACACGATCGCGCGCTCGCTCGCGATCGGCAATCCCGCCGACGGGCCGTACGTGCTGGACACGGTGCACCGCACCGGCGGCGCGATCGAGGACGTCACCGATGACGAGGTGGTCGAGGGCATCCGGCTGCTGGCCCGCACCGAGGGCATCTTCACCGAGACCGCGGGCGGGGTGACCGTGGCGACGGCGAAGAAGCTGCTGGACGCCGGCAAACTGGATCCGGATGCCGAGACCGTACTGCTGATCACCGGCGACGGCCTGAAGACCCTGGACGCGATCGAGGACAAGGTGGGCCCGAAGGCCACCGTGCCGCCCTCCGCCGAGGCCGTCGGCAAGGTGCTCGGCCAGTAG
- a CDS encoding ABC transporter ATP-binding protein produces MSLNLTDITLTYPDGDSRLTALNHVTLDVPRGSLTAVAGPSGSGKSSLLAVAATLITPDAGTVSINGTGTAGMTRGELTDLRRRKIGIVFQQPNLLPSLTAAEQLQVMAQLDGRSPAKARSRAMELLDAVGLAAQARRRPHQLSGGQRQRVNIARALMNDPTVLLVDEPTSALDHQRGAAVMDLITRLTHQRTTATVLVTHDRTHLTAVDQIAEVHDGCLSIPIRRREDERAPR; encoded by the coding sequence ATGAGCTTGAACCTGACCGACATCACCCTCACCTACCCCGACGGCGACTCCCGCCTGACCGCGCTCAACCACGTCACGCTGGACGTTCCCAGGGGCAGCCTGACCGCCGTGGCGGGCCCCTCCGGCTCCGGCAAGTCCAGTCTGCTGGCGGTCGCTGCCACCCTCATCACACCTGACGCCGGCACCGTGAGCATCAATGGCACCGGCACCGCGGGCATGACCCGCGGCGAACTCACCGACCTACGCCGCCGCAAGATCGGCATCGTCTTCCAGCAACCCAACCTGCTGCCATCGCTCACCGCCGCCGAACAACTACAGGTCATGGCCCAGCTCGATGGGCGTTCCCCGGCCAAGGCCCGTAGCCGGGCGATGGAACTGCTCGACGCCGTCGGCCTCGCAGCCCAGGCGAGACGGCGCCCGCACCAACTCTCCGGTGGCCAGCGTCAACGCGTCAACATCGCCCGCGCCCTGATGAACGATCCCACCGTCCTCCTGGTCGACGAACCCACCAGCGCACTCGATCACCAACGCGGGGCCGCGGTCATGGACCTCATTACCCGCCTCACCCACCAGCGGACCACCGCCACGGTCCTGGTCACGCACGACCGCACCCACCTGACCGCCGTCGACCAGATCGCCGAGGTCCACGACGGATGCCTCAGCATCCCCATCCGGAGGCGCGAAGACGAAAGGGCTCCGCGTTGA
- a CDS encoding response regulator yields the protein MTRTPIRLLLADDHPVVRAGLRAVLETETDLVVVAEAATAEAAVTRAAEGDIDVVLMDLQFGAGMTGAQATAAITARQGAPRILVVTTYDTDADTLPAIEAGATGYLLKDAPPETLVAAVRSAAAGRTTLSRTVADRIMNRLRTPDTALTRREIEVLTLVADGLPNRAIAGRLHLTEGTVKSHLARIYTKLGVDSRTAAVAAATNLGVIRR from the coding sequence GTGACCCGTACCCCGATCCGCCTCCTCCTTGCCGACGACCACCCGGTGGTGCGGGCTGGACTCCGTGCCGTGCTCGAGACCGAAACCGACCTCGTCGTGGTCGCCGAAGCCGCCACCGCCGAAGCCGCCGTCACCCGTGCCGCCGAAGGTGACATCGACGTCGTGCTCATGGACCTGCAGTTCGGCGCCGGCATGACCGGCGCCCAGGCCACCGCGGCGATCACCGCACGCCAGGGTGCCCCCCGCATCCTGGTCGTCACCACGTACGACACCGACGCGGATACGTTGCCCGCCATCGAGGCCGGGGCCACCGGTTACCTCCTCAAGGATGCACCTCCGGAAACTCTGGTTGCCGCCGTGCGCAGCGCCGCCGCCGGACGCACCACCCTGTCCCGCACCGTCGCCGACCGGATCATGAACCGGTTACGTACCCCCGACACCGCCCTGACCCGACGGGAAATCGAAGTCCTCACGCTGGTCGCCGACGGTTTGCCCAACCGAGCCATTGCCGGCCGGCTGCACCTCACGGAGGGCACCGTCAAGTCTCACCTGGCCCGCATCTACACCAAACTGGGCGTCGACTCCCGCACCGCCGCCGTCGCCGCCGCGACCAATCTCGGTGTCATCCGTCGCTGA
- a CDS encoding sensor histidine kinase, giving the protein MTTAVPALTPTNRVLAWFLHLLVVGLLGLAGGRALADNRPQAGMVVFVAAACALVYAAGPLLPRVRTSRRAAACWLTAVSAVWLVLVAMTADGVWVAFPLYFLQLHLLPRRAGLAAVAATALAAIAAFAMHQGSFSLAIAIGPALGAAVAVAVVWGYQVLYRESEQRRRLIDELTATRADLAEAQHTAGVLGERERLAREIHDTLAQGLSSIQLLLRAAERALPPASTNLAASYVDQARQAAADNLAEARRFVAALSPPALDGTTLAGALERLCGTTSVRHRLTARFHLTGDPVSLPTAHEVVLLRMAQAALANTVRHAGATTVEVTLSYLGDHVALSLVDDGTGFDPDRLPGPDPERGGFGLAAMRARACSLGGTLTVESAPGKGTALAARLPLDQPVQTRPEAHP; this is encoded by the coding sequence GTGACCACCGCCGTTCCCGCACTGACACCGACCAACCGGGTGCTGGCGTGGTTCCTGCACCTGCTGGTCGTCGGCCTGCTCGGCCTGGCAGGAGGCCGGGCCCTGGCCGACAACCGGCCGCAGGCCGGGATGGTCGTCTTCGTGGCGGCGGCGTGCGCACTGGTGTATGCGGCCGGACCGCTGCTGCCGCGCGTCCGCACCTCCCGGCGCGCCGCCGCCTGCTGGCTGACCGCCGTGAGCGCGGTATGGCTGGTGTTGGTGGCCATGACCGCCGACGGGGTCTGGGTCGCCTTCCCGCTGTACTTCCTCCAGCTCCACCTGCTGCCGCGGCGCGCAGGACTTGCCGCCGTGGCCGCGACCGCTCTCGCCGCGATCGCCGCCTTCGCCATGCACCAGGGCTCCTTCAGCCTGGCCATCGCGATCGGTCCAGCGCTCGGGGCCGCCGTCGCGGTCGCGGTGGTGTGGGGGTACCAGGTGCTGTACCGGGAGAGCGAACAACGCAGGCGCCTGATAGACGAGCTCACCGCCACGCGCGCAGACCTGGCCGAGGCCCAGCACACCGCCGGGGTGCTGGGCGAACGCGAGCGGCTGGCCCGCGAGATCCACGACACCCTCGCACAGGGCCTGTCCAGCATCCAGCTGTTGCTGCGCGCCGCCGAACGAGCCCTGCCGCCCGCGTCAACGAATCTCGCCGCCAGCTATGTGGACCAAGCCCGCCAGGCCGCCGCGGACAATCTGGCCGAGGCCCGTCGTTTCGTCGCCGCACTCAGCCCGCCTGCCTTGGATGGCACCACCCTGGCCGGGGCGCTGGAACGCCTGTGCGGCACCACCAGCGTCCGACATCGGCTCACCGCACGCTTCCACCTCACTGGTGACCCGGTATCGCTGCCGACCGCGCACGAGGTGGTTCTGCTGCGCATGGCACAAGCCGCTCTCGCGAACACCGTCCGGCACGCCGGAGCCACCACTGTCGAGGTCACTCTCAGCTACCTCGGTGACCATGTCGCGCTCAGCCTTGTCGACGACGGCACCGGCTTCGACCCCGACCGTCTGCCGGGCCCCGACCCCGAGCGGGGCGGATTCGGACTCGCTGCCATGCGTGCCCGCGCATGCTCACTCGGCGGCACCCTCACCGTCGAGTCCGCCCCCGGCAAGGGCACAGCGCTAGCCGCCCGGCTGCCGCTTGACCAACCCGTCCAGACCAGGCCCGAGGCCCACCCGTGA
- a CDS encoding VOC family protein, with protein MEVLSSRVLLKPRRPQASIEFYRDVLGLAIYREFAVGTVFFLGQGFLEVVGSGEAGPSPDVALWLQVRDLAATLAELRAKGAPVEREARREPWGLDEAWISDPDGTRIVLVEIPADHPLRVDVRG; from the coding sequence ATGGAGGTCCTGAGCAGTCGAGTGTTGTTGAAGCCGAGGCGGCCGCAGGCCTCGATCGAGTTCTACCGCGACGTGCTGGGGCTGGCGATCTACCGCGAGTTCGCCGTGGGCACGGTGTTCTTCCTCGGCCAGGGGTTCCTCGAGGTCGTCGGCAGCGGGGAGGCGGGCCCGAGCCCGGACGTGGCGCTGTGGCTGCAGGTTCGCGATCTGGCGGCCACCCTGGCGGAGCTGCGGGCCAAGGGCGCGCCGGTCGAGCGGGAGGCCCGGCGCGAGCCCTGGGGCCTGGACGAGGCCTGGATCAGCGACCCGGACGGCACCCGGATCGTGCTGGTGGAGATCCCGGCGGACCACCCGCTCCGGGTGGATGTGCGGGGCTGA
- a CDS encoding ComEC/Rec2 family competence protein, whose product MTMPDLRRGTPVRHDLRLVPAAVTVWLAALLGLLCGWWVALLVAGLGVLAAVLALWRGRTLPARVRTGAAALLVCGLLSGGLLGPRLWQAERDPLRDPAARGAGATLRVEVTQRPRPLRSAGYAGRQGGVRSVLVAAVVLEAVTAQRPVASSGRVLLIAPAAEWSRVLPGQVVTAGPGELAPARPGELTVAVYYVRGPPVAAGTAPWWQGAAESMRAGLRAAAGVLATEPAGLLPGLVTGDTSALAPRVEREFLDAGMSHLVAVSGSNLAIVCGAVLLLLRAFRIGPRVRACTAGGALAGFLLLAGPEPSVLRAGVMGAVALLALALGRNGSALPALAVAVGGLVLYDPAMAVSFGFTLSVVATAGLVLLAPHWARMMTARGVPTGCAEALAVPLAAFLVTAPVIAGMAGELSLVSVLANVLAAPVVAPVTILGVAATVLAGAWPGAAEALVHLAGPGLDWLILVAREASAVPGALLPWPDGWWGGLLAAGVAALLVLAVRYRPARTGLALTLVFGLLVLVPLRTIAPPWPPAGWAAVACDVGQGDALVLATGEPGRAVVVDTGPRPGPVDRCLDRLDVERVPLVVLSHLHADHIGGLSSVFEGRVVGGVAVGPGRDPDWAWRQVVDEAAAHRTPLVELGSGDRLAWPGLRLDVLGPRHVPRATAADEDGTTINNASVVAMASTAAGRVLLTGDIELAAQSDLLAAGTELEAEILKVPHHGSRYSLPRFLGAVRARLAVLSVGADNSYGHPNRRTLRTLAAGGALVARTDTDGDVAVLPDATGPALVRRGARRRFPAGRGRFGETGRSAVE is encoded by the coding sequence ATGACGATGCCCGATCTCCGCCGCGGCACGCCGGTCCGGCACGACCTGCGGCTGGTACCCGCCGCGGTGACCGTCTGGCTGGCCGCCCTGCTGGGTCTGCTGTGCGGCTGGTGGGTAGCCTTGCTGGTCGCCGGGCTCGGGGTGCTGGCCGCCGTGCTCGCGTTGTGGCGTGGCCGGACGCTCCCGGCGCGGGTGCGTACCGGCGCCGCCGCCCTGCTGGTCTGCGGGCTGCTCTCCGGCGGACTGCTGGGGCCGCGTCTATGGCAGGCCGAACGTGACCCACTCCGTGACCCCGCCGCGCGCGGAGCCGGGGCAACCTTGCGGGTCGAGGTGACGCAGCGGCCGCGGCCGCTGCGGTCCGCGGGTTACGCGGGCCGCCAGGGTGGTGTGCGCTCGGTGCTCGTCGCGGCGGTGGTGCTGGAGGCTGTCACGGCACAGCGGCCGGTGGCCTCCTCCGGGCGGGTGCTGCTCATCGCGCCCGCCGCCGAATGGTCCCGGGTACTGCCGGGGCAGGTGGTGACGGCCGGGCCGGGTGAGCTGGCACCGGCGCGGCCAGGGGAGCTCACGGTGGCCGTGTACTACGTGCGCGGTCCACCGGTGGCCGCCGGGACGGCGCCGTGGTGGCAGGGCGCCGCGGAGTCCATGCGGGCCGGGTTGCGGGCGGCCGCTGGCGTGCTGGCCACCGAGCCCGCCGGCCTGCTGCCGGGCCTGGTGACCGGCGACACCAGCGCGCTTGCCCCGCGGGTGGAGCGTGAGTTCCTGGACGCGGGCATGTCGCACCTGGTGGCCGTCTCGGGCAGCAACCTCGCGATCGTCTGCGGTGCGGTCCTGCTGCTGCTTCGCGCCTTCCGGATCGGTCCCCGGGTGCGTGCCTGCACCGCGGGCGGCGCGCTGGCCGGCTTCCTGCTGCTGGCCGGGCCGGAGCCCAGCGTGCTGCGCGCGGGGGTGATGGGCGCGGTGGCATTGCTGGCGCTGGCGCTCGGCCGCAACGGCTCCGCGCTGCCCGCCCTGGCCGTGGCGGTGGGCGGGCTCGTGCTCTACGACCCGGCCATGGCGGTCAGCTTCGGCTTCACGCTGTCCGTGGTGGCCACGGCGGGTCTGGTGCTGCTGGCGCCGCACTGGGCGCGGATGATGACCGCCAGGGGCGTGCCGACGGGGTGCGCCGAGGCCCTCGCCGTTCCGCTGGCGGCCTTCCTGGTCACCGCGCCGGTCATCGCGGGTATGGCCGGGGAGCTGAGCCTGGTTTCGGTACTGGCCAACGTGCTGGCGGCACCGGTGGTCGCGCCGGTGACGATCCTGGGCGTGGCGGCCACGGTGCTGGCCGGTGCCTGGCCCGGCGCAGCCGAGGCCCTCGTGCACCTGGCCGGTCCCGGCCTGGACTGGCTGATCCTGGTGGCCCGCGAGGCATCCGCCGTTCCCGGGGCGTTGCTGCCGTGGCCGGATGGCTGGTGGGGCGGTCTACTGGCCGCCGGGGTCGCCGCCCTGCTGGTGCTGGCCGTGCGGTACCGGCCCGCGCGCACCGGACTGGCGCTCACCCTCGTGTTCGGCCTGCTGGTCCTGGTACCGCTGCGCACCATCGCCCCGCCGTGGCCGCCCGCCGGCTGGGCGGCGGTGGCCTGCGATGTCGGCCAGGGGGACGCGCTCGTGCTGGCCACCGGTGAGCCGGGGCGCGCCGTGGTGGTGGACACCGGGCCGCGGCCCGGCCCGGTGGACCGGTGCCTGGATCGGCTCGATGTCGAGCGGGTGCCGCTGGTGGTGCTCAGCCACCTGCACGCGGACCACATCGGCGGCTTGTCCTCGGTGTTCGAGGGCCGGGTGGTCGGCGGCGTCGCGGTGGGGCCGGGCCGGGATCCGGACTGGGCCTGGCGCCAGGTGGTCGACGAGGCGGCCGCACATCGCACGCCGCTGGTCGAGCTCGGTTCCGGCGATCGGCTGGCCTGGCCCGGGCTGCGGCTGGACGTGCTCGGACCGCGCCACGTTCCGCGCGCGACGGCGGCCGACGAGGACGGCACCACGATCAACAACGCCTCGGTGGTGGCCATGGCGAGCACCGCTGCCGGGCGGGTGCTGCTCACCGGGGACATCGAGCTGGCGGCGCAGTCCGACCTGCTGGCGGCGGGAACGGAGCTGGAAGCCGAGATACTGAAGGTGCCGCATCACGGCAGCCGGTACTCGCTGCCCCGGTTCCTGGGTGCGGTGCGGGCCCGGCTGGCGGTGCTGAGCGTGGGAGCGGACAACTCCTACGGGCATCCGAACCGGCGCACCCTGCGCACCCTCGCCGCGGGCGGTGCGCTGGTGGCCCGTACCGACACCGACGGGGATGTCGCCGTGCTGCCGGACGCCACCGGTCCCGCGCTGGTGCGCCGGGGAGCCCGGCGGCGGTTCCCGGCCGGCCGCGGCCGCTTCGGTGAAACTGGTCGATCCGCTGTGGAGTAA
- a CDS encoding ComEA family DNA-binding protein — MFDQSLGPADTTPGPHDVRIVDSETRLRELAEEAARKEEAAGDPRATRTGRLVERWVPGSLLSGAGGRGRRWAIVGTLIGVAGVVVLAVLTFGRGPSAEVAPPLPAARDNARASPVGQAPSPSGTAEPPTELVVSVVGKVRSPGLVTVPPGARAAQAVEAAGGAVPGADLGTINLARKLADGEQLYVGVPAPPGMAPAAAAGAGAPPGRVDLNTASPAQLEELPGVGEVTAQRIIDWRAQHGPFTAVEQLREIEGIGEKRFARLRAEVAVR; from the coding sequence GTGTTCGATCAATCACTCGGCCCCGCGGACACCACGCCGGGCCCACACGATGTCCGGATAGTCGATTCGGAGACGCGCCTCCGCGAACTGGCCGAGGAGGCGGCGAGAAAGGAGGAGGCCGCCGGCGACCCCCGTGCCACGCGTACCGGCAGGCTGGTCGAGCGTTGGGTACCGGGTTCGCTGCTGTCCGGAGCGGGTGGACGGGGCCGGCGATGGGCGATCGTCGGCACCCTGATCGGCGTGGCGGGGGTGGTGGTGCTCGCCGTGCTCACCTTCGGCCGCGGCCCCAGCGCCGAGGTAGCGCCCCCGTTGCCCGCCGCGCGGGACAACGCCCGCGCTTCCCCGGTGGGGCAGGCGCCATCGCCGTCCGGCACCGCCGAGCCGCCCACGGAGCTCGTGGTCAGCGTCGTCGGCAAGGTGCGGTCTCCCGGCCTGGTCACGGTGCCGCCCGGCGCCCGCGCGGCGCAGGCGGTCGAGGCCGCGGGTGGCGCGGTACCCGGGGCCGACCTCGGCACCATCAACCTGGCTCGCAAGCTGGCCGATGGCGAACAGCTGTACGTCGGTGTGCCCGCGCCGCCGGGTATGGCGCCTGCCGCTGCCGCCGGTGCCGGGGCGCCACCGGGCCGGGTGGACCTCAACACGGCGAGCCCGGCGCAGCTCGAGGAACTGCCAGGGGTCGGCGAGGTCACCGCCCAGCGCATCATTGACTGGCGGGCTCAGCACGGCCCGTTCACCGCGGTCGAGCAGCTGCGTGAGATCGAGGGGATCGGGGAGAAACGGTTCGCCAGGCTGCGTGCCGAGGTGGCCGTGCGATGA
- the holA gene encoding DNA polymerase III subunit delta — MTAPATTPAPLHLVLGEEELLVERAVRAALDATRRADPAAELTRIRVSELTVPVLAELVSPSLFSEGKVIVVDAAQDVSQEVADALTSYLAQPVDGVVLVVVHSGGGRSKAAKALPAALRKAGAVVTECAKITRPADREAFVRNEVRTAGGRIDAAGVTALIDAVGSDLRELASAAAQLVADSGGSVDEEAVRRYHRGRADVTGFAVAERAVAGDRAAALETVRWAQQIGVPHVLIADALADAVRTIARVAAAGRGNPNQLAGELGMPPWKIRKAQGQVRGWGPDGLADAMRIVARLNAEVKGAAADPDYAVERAVLEVAAAKETR, encoded by the coding sequence GTGACCGCACCGGCAACCACCCCAGCCCCGCTGCACCTGGTCCTCGGTGAGGAAGAACTGCTCGTCGAGCGCGCCGTCCGGGCCGCGCTGGACGCCACCCGGCGTGCCGATCCCGCCGCCGAGCTGACCAGGATCCGGGTGTCCGAACTCACAGTCCCCGTGCTCGCCGAGCTGGTCAGCCCCTCGCTGTTCAGCGAGGGCAAGGTGATCGTGGTGGACGCGGCGCAGGACGTCTCCCAGGAGGTCGCCGACGCCCTGACGTCCTACCTCGCCCAGCCCGTCGACGGCGTCGTGCTCGTCGTGGTGCACAGCGGAGGCGGGCGGAGCAAGGCGGCGAAGGCCCTGCCCGCCGCGCTGCGCAAGGCGGGCGCGGTGGTCACCGAATGTGCCAAGATCACCCGGCCCGCGGACCGGGAGGCCTTCGTGCGCAACGAGGTCCGCACGGCAGGCGGGCGGATCGACGCGGCCGGGGTCACCGCGCTGATCGATGCCGTCGGCTCCGACCTGCGGGAGCTCGCCTCGGCCGCGGCCCAGCTGGTGGCGGACTCCGGCGGCTCCGTTGACGAGGAGGCGGTGCGCCGCTACCACCGGGGTCGTGCCGATGTGACCGGTTTCGCGGTGGCCGAGCGTGCCGTGGCAGGCGATCGCGCGGCGGCACTGGAGACGGTGCGCTGGGCCCAGCAGATCGGGGTGCCGCATGTCCTGATCGCCGACGCGCTGGCGGACGCGGTGCGGACCATCGCGCGGGTGGCCGCGGCAGGCAGGGGCAACCCGAACCAGCTTGCCGGAGAGCTCGGGATGCCGCCGTGGAAGATCCGCAAGGCACAGGGGCAGGTGCGCGGCTGGGGCCCGGACGGGCTGGCCGACGCCATGCGCATCGTGGCGCGGCTCAACGCCGAGGTGAAGGGCGCGGCCGCCGATCCGGACTACGCGGTGGAACGCGCCGTGCTCGAGGTGGCCGCCGCGAAGGAGACGCGGTAG
- a CDS encoding ABC transporter permease yields the protein MFVAWRDLKFAKGRFALMGAVVVLITLLVGLLSGLTAGLGQQNVSAITGLAADEIVFNSPGGEEDLSYANSTITEKQWRQWARTPGITAAEPLGISTTKATVGDSSTAVSVFGVRPGSGLAPAGDNIHDHSAVVSTTVADDLDVKPGDTVTLAGQQLTVAAVRGEASFSHTPVIWTSLGMWRRTAPPTGGSDGPIATVIALSTDDANPAATDLAAGTRTVSKEDSLSAIGSYTSENGSLQLMRGFLFAISALVIGAFFTIWTIQRSGDIAVLKALGATTTGLLKDALGQAVVLLLAGTVTGTGLAVGLGTVISRSAVPFVLDPATVLAPAAVLILLGALGAALSIRRITSVDPLTALGSAR from the coding sequence GTGTTCGTCGCCTGGAGAGATCTGAAATTCGCCAAGGGGCGGTTTGCCCTGATGGGCGCGGTCGTAGTGCTGATCACCTTGCTGGTCGGCTTGCTCTCCGGGCTGACCGCCGGACTGGGGCAGCAGAACGTCTCCGCGATCACGGGCCTGGCCGCCGACGAAATCGTCTTCAACTCGCCCGGAGGGGAGGAGGACCTGTCCTACGCGAACTCCACCATCACCGAAAAGCAGTGGCGGCAGTGGGCAAGGACCCCCGGCATCACCGCGGCCGAGCCGCTGGGGATCAGCACTACCAAGGCCACGGTCGGCGACAGCAGCACCGCGGTCTCCGTCTTCGGCGTCCGGCCCGGATCCGGGCTCGCCCCGGCGGGCGACAATATCCATGATCATTCCGCGGTGGTGTCCACCACGGTTGCCGATGACCTCGACGTCAAACCCGGCGACACCGTCACCCTCGCCGGGCAGCAACTGACGGTGGCCGCGGTGCGCGGCGAGGCTTCCTTCAGCCACACCCCGGTTATCTGGACCAGCCTCGGGATGTGGCGGAGGACCGCGCCTCCCACCGGGGGCAGCGACGGCCCCATCGCGACCGTGATCGCCCTCAGCACCGACGACGCCAATCCGGCGGCCACCGACCTGGCAGCAGGCACCAGGACGGTGTCCAAGGAAGACTCGCTGTCCGCGATCGGGTCCTACACCTCGGAGAACGGCTCCCTGCAGCTGATGCGCGGCTTCCTGTTCGCCATCTCCGCCCTGGTCATCGGCGCGTTCTTCACCATCTGGACCATCCAGCGCAGCGGTGACATCGCCGTGCTCAAGGCCCTGGGTGCCACCACGACCGGCTTGCTGAAAGACGCCCTTGGCCAGGCCGTCGTTCTGCTCCTCGCCGGCACGGTCACGGGCACCGGGCTCGCGGTGGGGCTCGGCACCGTGATTTCCCGCTCTGCCGTGCCCTTCGTCCTGGACCCCGCCACCGTCCTCGCCCCGGCCGCCGTGCTGATCCTGCTCGGCGCGCTGGGAGCAGCGCTGTCCATCCGCCGCATCACCTCCGTCGACCCGCTGACCGCCCTGGGGAGCGCCCGATGA
- a CDS encoding DMT family transporter has product MHGTAFLLVFLAALGHACWNLVAKRVGGGARFVWLYYTVSAVALAPVAGCVLLLGDEPAHPSWLLASAVTALLHVGYGVVLQRGYAAGDLSVVYPLARGTGPLLAVLAAILLLAERPGPLGLAGAGLVVTGVLVISSGGSGPESGGRARRAGIGYGLLTGVLIAGYTLWDAYAVTTLAVPPLVYFGTGAVLQSLLLAPAAAGAPGEVGRLWRRHRGEVLLVGLLSPAAYLLVLFAMRLAPVSLVAPMRELSIVLGGLAAWRMFGEANPVRRITGSGVVLAGITALALA; this is encoded by the coding sequence ATGCACGGCACCGCCTTCCTCCTCGTCTTCCTCGCCGCACTCGGGCACGCCTGCTGGAATCTGGTGGCCAAACGGGTCGGTGGTGGCGCCCGGTTCGTCTGGCTGTACTACACCGTGTCCGCGGTCGCCCTCGCGCCGGTGGCGGGCTGCGTCCTGCTGCTCGGCGACGAACCCGCCCACCCGAGCTGGCTGCTCGCCTCGGCCGTCACCGCGCTCCTGCACGTGGGGTACGGGGTGGTGTTGCAGCGTGGCTACGCCGCCGGTGACCTCTCCGTGGTCTACCCGCTCGCCCGCGGCACCGGCCCGCTGCTGGCCGTGCTGGCCGCGATCCTGCTGCTGGCGGAACGTCCGGGGCCGCTCGGCCTTGCCGGTGCCGGGCTGGTGGTCACCGGCGTACTGGTGATCAGCTCGGGGGGCTCCGGGCCGGAGTCCGGTGGCCGGGCCCGCCGCGCCGGGATCGGCTACGGCCTGCTGACCGGCGTGCTGATCGCCGGCTACACCCTGTGGGACGCCTACGCCGTGACCACGCTCGCCGTGCCGCCCCTGGTCTACTTCGGCACCGGTGCGGTACTGCAGAGCCTGCTGCTCGCGCCGGCCGCGGCCGGCGCGCCGGGCGAGGTGGGCAGGCTCTGGCGCCGGCACCGCGGAGAGGTGCTGCTGGTCGGGTTGCTGTCCCCGGCGGCCTATCTGCTGGTGCTGTTCGCCATGCGGCTCGCCCCGGTGAGCCTGGTCGCGCCGATGCGCGAGCTGAGCATCGTGCTCGGCGGGCTGGCCGCCTGGCGGATGTTCGGCGAGGCGAACCCGGTGCGCCGGATCACCGGATCGGGTGTGGTACTGGCCGGGATCACCGCACTCGCGCTGGCCTGA